From a region of the Halanaerobium hydrogeniformans genome:
- a CDS encoding GNAT family N-acetyltransferase: MLPDNYITLDMLAVDPACQNQSIGTQLLNKVHKISEESGKYKGVYLITGEKENEELYQYFGYKTIEVKKVGDLNIYHMFRENNL; the protein is encoded by the coding sequence ATTCTTCCTGATAACTATATTACCCTTGATATGCTGGCAGTAGATCCTGCCTGTCAAAATCAGAGCATTGGCACTCAATTGTTAAATAAGGTTCATAAAATTTCTGAAGAAAGTGGAAAATATAAAGGAGTTTATTTAATTACAGGTGAGAAAGAAAATGAAGAACTTTATCAATATTTCGGCTATAAAACTATAGAGGTCAAAAAAGTAGGTGATTTAAACATTTATCATATGTTTAGAGAAAACAATCTTTAA
- a CDS encoding NAD(P)/FAD-dependent oxidoreductase: protein MKEHYDIVIIGAGAIGSAIARELSRYKLDVLLLEKNVEIGGEATTSNSAIIHTGYDAKPGTLESKLVVGANPMYDQLCDELDVPFKKVGAILAAVTEEELKALPQIMKKSYQNGVYDIEYLTGEEIKRREKDLSDDVKGGIYIPRESIIDPFILNIAYAENAYTNGVDVSLSTKVTDIKTADNRVKSVVTNKGEINCDYIVNAAGVYCDQIAEMVNLCDFKEHPRKGEFFILDKNVSYELDHIILPVPTKLTKGKLITPTIHGNLLLGPTAEDIEDKKDKSTTREGLESIIEDVQKRVPKVSARDSIKQYAGLRPTRTPEGYHIESYDLKGFIGLSGIRSTGLTSSPSVAKYVVDLLNEEGVKLIADPDFNPNREGIRKFSELSWSEKEELKKENSKYGQLICRCEEVPEAEIIAAINRPLGATTLDGIKRRVRPGAGRCQGGFCKPRILKILARELNIPVSEILKKEKGSKVISRSKI, encoded by the coding sequence ATGAAAGAGCACTATGATATTGTAATAATTGGTGCTGGTGCAATTGGTAGTGCAATTGCCAGAGAACTATCAAGATATAAATTAGATGTTTTACTCTTAGAAAAAAATGTGGAAATCGGTGGAGAAGCAACTACTTCTAATAGTGCTATAATCCATACGGGTTATGATGCTAAACCTGGTACTTTAGAATCGAAGTTAGTTGTAGGGGCCAATCCGATGTATGATCAGCTTTGTGATGAGTTAGATGTTCCTTTTAAAAAAGTAGGGGCCATTTTAGCAGCTGTAACAGAAGAAGAACTAAAAGCATTACCTCAGATAATGAAAAAATCATATCAAAATGGAGTATATGATATTGAATATTTAACTGGAGAAGAAATAAAACGTAGAGAAAAAGATCTAAGTGATGATGTAAAGGGTGGTATTTATATCCCTAGGGAAAGCATTATTGATCCATTTATTTTAAATATAGCTTATGCAGAAAATGCTTATACAAATGGAGTAGATGTTAGCTTATCTACTAAAGTAACTGATATTAAAACAGCAGATAATAGAGTAAAAAGTGTGGTGACAAACAAAGGAGAAATAAATTGTGATTATATTGTCAATGCAGCTGGAGTATACTGTGATCAAATAGCTGAAATGGTAAATTTATGTGATTTTAAAGAACATCCTCGAAAAGGGGAATTCTTTATTCTCGATAAAAATGTTTCATATGAGTTAGACCACATTATTTTACCAGTACCAACTAAATTAACGAAAGGCAAGCTGATTACTCCCACTATTCATGGTAATCTATTATTGGGACCAACTGCTGAAGATATTGAAGATAAAAAAGATAAATCAACAACAAGGGAGGGTTTAGAAAGCATTATCGAAGATGTGCAAAAAAGAGTTCCTAAAGTAAGTGCCAGGGATTCAATTAAGCAATATGCCGGTTTAAGGCCAACCAGGACTCCAGAGGGCTATCACATTGAGAGCTATGATTTAAAGGGATTTATTGGCTTATCAGGTATTAGATCGACCGGTTTAACCTCTTCACCATCTGTAGCTAAATATGTTGTAGATTTGCTTAATGAAGAAGGTGTTAAACTAATTGCTGATCCTGATTTTAACCCCAATCGAGAAGGCATAAGAAAATTTAGTGAATTATCCTGGTCAGAAAAAGAAGAATTAAAAAAAGAAAACAGTAAATATGGCCAGCTGATCTGCAGATGTGAAGAAGTACCTGAAGCAGAAATAATTGCAGCTATTAATAGACCACTGGGAGCTACAACTTTGGATGGAATTAAAAGAAGAGTACGCCCGGGAGCGGGAAGATGCCAGGGTGGTTTTTGTAAGCCAAGGATTTTAAAAATACTTGCCAGAGAATTAAATATTCCTGTAAGTGAAATTCTCAAAAAAGAAAAGGGAAGTAAAGTTATTTCCAGAAGTAAAATTTAA
- the glpK gene encoding glycerol kinase GlpK yields MKKKKYVVGIDQGTSGTRTLILNDDWEIYSQGYYEHQQYYPKPGWVEHDPAEIWEKTKQSMVQAIKNAKINKKDIKALGLDNQGETVIVWDKNTGKAIYNAIVWQDRRTSKMADKLKASHGKLIKEKTGVVVDSYFSALKIKWILDNVNGAREKSEKGELLAGTTDTWLIWNMTNGRLHMTDYSTASRTMLLNIHSKKWDQEILDILDIPKQMLPELRNSSEVYAETDPVCFLGLKLPIAGSAVDQQAALFGQTCFEAGTVKTTYGTGCFMLMNTGDKIVNSENGLLTTVAWGLNDKLSFALDGGVYITGGAVQWLRDGLKIIDNAAQSESMAKSVEDTGGVFFVPAFSGLAAPYWDQYARGTLIGITGGTEREHIVRATLESIAYQVNDNLKVMKKDSGMDIDVMRVDGGAVVNEFLMQFQADILNIPVDVPAITETTALGAAYLAGLGIGIFNNLDEISKKWKLAKRYEPQMSSKKREFLTGRWKEAVKRSRDWAKGE; encoded by the coding sequence ATGAAAAAGAAAAAATATGTTGTAGGTATTGACCAGGGGACTTCTGGAACGAGGACTTTGATTTTAAATGATGATTGGGAAATATATTCTCAGGGATATTATGAACATCAACAATATTATCCAAAACCAGGCTGGGTGGAACATGATCCAGCAGAGATCTGGGAAAAAACAAAACAATCAATGGTTCAGGCGATTAAAAATGCTAAAATTAATAAAAAAGATATCAAGGCTCTGGGGCTTGATAACCAGGGTGAAACTGTAATTGTTTGGGACAAAAATACAGGTAAGGCTATTTATAATGCCATTGTCTGGCAGGATAGACGTACTTCTAAAATGGCAGATAAATTGAAAGCCAGCCATGGGAAATTAATCAAAGAAAAAACAGGTGTAGTAGTTGATTCTTACTTTTCTGCTTTGAAGATAAAATGGATTTTAGATAATGTAAATGGAGCTCGTGAAAAATCCGAAAAAGGAGAACTACTGGCCGGGACAACTGATACCTGGCTGATCTGGAATATGACTAATGGTAGATTACATATGACTGATTATTCTACTGCCTCTCGAACAATGCTTTTAAATATTCACAGTAAAAAATGGGATCAGGAGATTTTAGATATTTTAGATATACCAAAGCAGATGCTGCCTGAATTAAGAAATAGCAGTGAGGTATATGCAGAAACAGATCCTGTGTGTTTTTTAGGACTTAAACTACCTATAGCAGGAAGTGCTGTAGATCAACAGGCTGCATTATTTGGTCAGACCTGTTTTGAGGCTGGTACTGTTAAAACAACTTATGGTACAGGTTGTTTTATGCTGATGAATACCGGTGATAAAATTGTTAATTCAGAAAATGGATTATTAACAACTGTAGCCTGGGGATTAAATGATAAATTGAGTTTCGCTCTTGATGGAGGAGTATATATTACAGGTGGAGCTGTTCAGTGGTTGAGAGATGGTTTAAAAATTATTGATAATGCTGCTCAATCTGAGTCAATGGCAAAATCAGTTGAAGATACTGGCGGGGTATTTTTTGTGCCTGCTTTTTCTGGTCTGGCAGCACCATACTGGGATCAATATGCAAGAGGTACTTTAATTGGAATTACTGGTGGGACTGAAAGAGAACATATAGTTAGAGCAACTTTAGAAAGTATAGCTTATCAGGTAAATGATAATCTTAAAGTAATGAAAAAAGATTCAGGGATGGATATCGATGTAATGAGAGTTGATGGAGGTGCGGTAGTTAACGAATTTTTAATGCAGTTTCAGGCAGATATTTTAAATATACCGGTTGATGTACCTGCAATAACAGAGACAACTGCTTTAGGTGCAGCATATTTAGCAGGTTTGGGAATAGGTATTTTTAATAATTTAGATGAAATCTCGAAAAAATGGAAATTAGCAAAACGCTATGAACCACAAATGAGCAGCAAAAAAAGAGAATTTTTAACCGGCCGCTGGAAAGAAGCTGTTAAACGCTCAAGAGACTGGGCTAAAGGAGAATAA